One window from the genome of Salvelinus fontinalis isolate EN_2023a chromosome 3, ASM2944872v1, whole genome shotgun sequence encodes:
- the LOC129851422 gene encoding potassium voltage-gated channel subfamily A member 10-like: MEVPLVNFENMDDIGINMGVPGDSGYPTSPTSEAAPDQNPVTNRVMSPNPSQHRGHQTRPEGFSPSTTPILTTKEPSSCNSLLSNFKLLMNSEGSPTDSVFSKLVQECCDNEEDLFGEKLGVEDGDQKVVINISGMMFETQLKTLSQFPDSLLGDPMKRMEYFDPMKNEYFFDRNRPSFDGILYFYQSGGKVRRPANVPLEIFAREIVFYELGREAMEQFREIEGFITEPEPLLPTNEVHKQFWLLFEYPESSSAARSVALVSVFVIVISIFIFCLETLPEFRDDVDFITTFSLGVNGTQEGPPIVQKDLFAYFTDPFFIVETICIIWFCFELGVRFVVCPSKSDFFHNIMNTIDIVSIIPYFVTMATELWTTPDEDINSSQNMSLAILRIIRLVRVFRIFKLSRHSKGLQILGQTLKASMRELGLLIFFLFIGVILFSSAIYFAEVDEPHTQFVSIPDGFWWAVVTMTTVGYGDMCPTTLGGKMVGTLCAISGVLTIALPVPVIVSNFNYFYHRETEQAEKQVIDDAAEAAQKITDANKYEYGSTPSLNINTINGSLQNDKIGM; this comes from the coding sequence ATGGAGGTGCCACTGGTTAACTTTGAGAACATGGATGATATCGGCATCAACATGGGCGTCCCCGGTGATTCGGGGTACCCCACTTCACCCACTTCAGAGGCAGCGCCTGATCAGAACCCTGTCACCAATCGTGTGATGTCCCCAAATCCATCACAGCACCGTGGGCACCAGACCAGGCCAGAGGGGTTTTCTCCCTCTACAACGCCTATACTGACGACTAAAGAACCGTCTAGCTGCAACAGTTTGCTGTCCAACTTCAAACTCCTGATGAACAGTGAAGGCTCGCCGACCGACAGTGTCTTCAGTAAGCTGGTTCAGGAGTGCTGTGATAACGAAGAAGACCTGTTTGGGGAGAAACTGGGAGTGGAGGACGGGGATCAGAAAGTGGTCATCAATATTTCAGGCATGATGTTCGAGACACAACTCAAAACTTTATCGCAGTTTCCAGACTCCCTGCTGGGAGACCCCATGAAAAGGATGGAATACTTTGACCCAATGAAGAACGAGTACTTTTTCGACCGGAACCGTCCCAGCTTCGATGGGATCTTGTACTTCTACCAGTCTGGGGGCAAAGTCCGAAGACCGGCCAACGTCCCCTTAGAGATTTTCGCAAGAGAGATAGTTTTCTATGAGTTAGGAAGAGAAGCTATGGAACAGTTCCGTGAAATTGAGGGGTTCATAACAGAACCCGAGCCGCTGTTGCCAACCAACGAGGTCCACAAGCAGTTCTGGCTCCTGTTTGAGTATCCGGAGAGTTCCAGTGCAGCTAGGTCAGTGGCCTTGGTATCTGTCTTCGTCATTGTCATCTCTATCTTCATTTTCTGCCTGGAGACTCTGCCAGAGTTCCGTGACGACGTAGACTTTATCACCACCTTTTCCCTGGGTGTCAATGGAACCCAGGAGGGTCCTCCTATAGTCCAAAAAGACTTATTCGCCTATTTCACAGACCCCTTTTTCATTGTGGAAACCATCTGCATAATTTGGTTCTGCTTTGAGCTTGGCGTACGCTTTGTGGTCTGCCCGAGCAAAAGTGATTTCTTCCACAACATTATGAACACCATTGACATTGTCTCGATAATTCCCTATTTCGTAACCATGGCTACAGAGCTGTGGACCACGCCAGATGAAGACATCAACTCCAGCCAAAACATGTCACTGGCCATCTTACGCATCATCCGTTTAGTGCGAGTCTTCCGAATCTTCAAGCTGTCGCGACACTCCAAGGGACTTCAGATCTTGGGCCAGACCCTGAAGGCTAGTATGAGGGAGCTGGGTCTGCTGATCTTCTTCCTCTTTATTGGAGTCATACTGTTCTCCAGTGCCATCTACTTTGCTGAGGTGGACGAGCCCCACACACAGTTTGTCAGTATCCCTGACGGGTTCTGGTGGGCTGTGGTGACAATGACCACTGTGGGATACGGGGACATGTGTCCTACTACTTTGGGAGGCAAAATGGTGGGGACTCTCTGCGCCATTTCCGGCGTGTTGACCATCGCCTTACCCGTCCCTGTTATCGTCTCCAACTTTAACTATTTCTACCACCGGGAGACAGAGCAAGCAGAGAAACAAGTGATTGACGATGCAGCAGAAGCAGCTCAGAAAATAACCGACGCAAACAAGTATGAGTATGGTAGCACACCCTCTCTTAACATTAACACAATCAATGGTAGCTTGCAGAATGACAAGATTGGCATGTAA